The genome window AAACTTACGACCTGTGGAATTTCGTTTCTAAGTGAAAATTAACTAAACATCAGTCGATAAACTGTGAAAATTGTCACATATTTTGTTGCAGCAGCGATGGGGGTTTTGGCTGGACAAAATTTTGGTCATTTCTCATCTTATTAACAGAATTACTCGTTTTACTCATTGATGTATTTTCGTAATTTTAGGCGTTTTGGACTGCCGTTCTTTCATTCCattgtaattttctttgtttattttcattctatCGCACATAGTTAGTTATTAGGGTTAGGTTAGGCAAGGTTAGGCGCAGATTTTATAATGAACATACAAGTATGCAGGGATCCATCAGACGCTGTGGCTTTGTACTTGCCGCAGCGTTTGTATCTTAAATCTTTTGCAAAGATTAACATTTCTGTCCAGCTCCCCTCCCACAAGGTACATGGCAAGTCGATCTCCAACTGGGAACTCATGGAGAAGTTGCGGAAGATGATCCTACCTGATAGTTTCTCGATGTTAAAAGTGTCGAAGCATAGTTCGGAAGTGATAAGATTTGATGCGGAATTAGAGAGTCGCGACAACCTCGATCGAGTGCTCGCTAGGCTTGACGACAGAGTTGTGCAACTCAAGGAGTACCCTGATCAGTTGAAGGTTCGTGTTAGCGAGGCCAAGTCTGAGTTCCCCAGTCGTCATGACTGGGATTCGTTCTTCCGTGATACAACCGAGATGGATGAAATGAAACCTGGAGAGCGTCCAGACACTATCCACATATCCAATTTGCCAATAAGGTGGTTTGTACATGAGAGGGATAAAGATGAAGATGCACTTCCATCTGAGAGTTTGATGAAGAAGATATTTGAGAAGTTTGGTGCTGTCCGCCAAGTAGACATACCAGCCTCTGATCCTTACAGAATGCAGATGAAATCAACAATAAGAGGCATCACCACACCACCACAGGATGCTGCTCTGTACTTTGAGACGTACATACAGTTCAGTGAATATGTTGGCTTTGTACGCTGTATGGATGCTTTACGAGGCCGGAAACTTCTCAGGAAGCGAGATGACATAGCAGAGTGGTGTGGTATTAAGGTAGAGTTTGATAAGACTAAACACATGACTGATGCTGCTGTGAAACGAAGGTCTATAGTTCGGGAAAGACTGACTTCTCGTCAACTAGCTAAGGAAAATGAGGAAAAAGCGGAGAAGGAGAGGATAGCAAAAAGAGAGGCAAAAGAAAGGTAACAATCACATACTTTATAATTGATCTACAGTAGTTTTTTAAGCccttttaagaatatttatatgTACGATGCCTGTGCTATTACTCTATTTACAAAAGTCTCATGTATCAATTCCAGGCAAAAATATGAGCGATCCGAAAGAGAAAAGCTAGAGAAGATGCGAGAACGAGAAGAGAGACGTAAGAAGAAGCAGCTAGCCAAGTTGATGCAGAGTGACAACTTGGACCTGAACAGCAGGGTGGCTGAAGAACAGAAGAAACTGATGAAAGCTCAGAAAAAGCTCCAGGCTATTCGGTTGATCGAGGAGTTGTTCAAGAGGATAGAGGTTGGTTTCCATCTCAGCTTATCCagtctatttatttatgtccACCGGATGCCCGCAGTAACAtccatatcgactgcaagcaagcaatacctcctatctgactccgggtggattttaaaggggaacaataaaacttaataaaatccttattccgaggaaggcataatgagatactgaaaatccaagttttcttttactaagcatagtattgattaataaagttttttgtttttattttgaatctaaaggtagtttatggtagatacaagttttttaaaacaaaaatgtcagataggaggtattgcttgcttgcagtcgatatgttACTGCGGGTATCCGGTATAGAGCTATTTCTCATGGAAGAAATAGctcttgttaaataaaattcactaATAGCACAGATTTGCTCAGGGCAGCTCCAGAGGAGGTAATAGGCCAATTCACAAACTTCATCAAATGTTAATAATTCTAATACAGAGATTGTCTTATGAGAGTCTAATTGGATTCTAATCTAGATCAttacacatattattttttgagcGGATTTTTTTAGTAACCAGATAACtacttaagtacatattttgaccgcttttgtatagaaaatttttcaaacctgtttaatttatttctcaGATGGATGTTAATTGATGATTGataattaatattctattatattttccTCAGTTACGTCCAGAACTACAGCGTAACGGTAACCGTGGAGATCAGTACTACTTACCCGGAGAGCGTACCGCTAGAGCTCGCATCATTGACAAGTTCAAACGACAGCAGCAGCAGCTGGTTGAAGAGCAGCGGAATAATTATAATAACGCTTTAAATGGTAGGCTTATTTTATATAGTTTCAATGTAGTAtccattatgtatgtatttagtgCTTTTCAACATTGATTcaattggaaaaataaatagtaagatAAATGAAAGAAAGTTGGAAAGTCCCTGTGAATTGATTCC of Helicoverpa zea isolate HzStark_Cry1AcR chromosome 15, ilHelZeax1.1, whole genome shotgun sequence contains these proteins:
- the LOC124636920 gene encoding A-kinase anchor protein 17A isoform X1, coding for MNIQVCRDPSDAVALYLPQRLYLKSFAKINISVQLPSHKVHGKSISNWELMEKLRKMILPDSFSMLKVSKHSSEVIRFDAELESRDNLDRVLARLDDRVVQLKEYPDQLKVRVSEAKSEFPSRHDWDSFFRDTTEMDEMKPGERPDTIHISNLPIRWFVHERDKDEDALPSESLMKKIFEKFGAVRQVDIPASDPYRMQMKSTIRGITTPPQDAALYFETYIQFSEYVGFVRCMDALRGRKLLRKRDDIAEWCGIKVEFDKTKHMTDAAVKRRSIVRERLTSRQLAKENEEKAEKERIAKREAKERQKYERSEREKLEKMREREERRKKKQLAKLMQSDNLDLNSRVAEEQKKLMKAQKKLQAIRLIEELFKRIELRPELQRNGNRGDQYYLPGERTARARIIDKFKRQQQQLVEEQRNNYNNALNGRIVIRSALETKKPKRESSISSVSSDDRSNDNRDHYKKIKTERLTTPEREMEYNKTTAGMYSVPYGFGYPFACPPGYAYPPQTSMYYPVRGAYYPPPNDYRRPRARGRGRGRPRMPYFDGPDANQQYYRYFKKLTEGNPHSEHEDRSRGRSHSRSRSRRRSHSRSRSRRRSYTRSRSRSRRSRSRRSRSRRSRSRSRRSRSYQSRSRSRSHRRSRSRRSRSASRRSRSASRRSASRRTPEKPERTSVDSTKFVSPNHIRARSRSWSQTKQVEAPGSPKDKIE
- the LOC124636920 gene encoding A-kinase anchor protein 17A isoform X2, giving the protein MEKLRKMILPDSFSMLKVSKHSSEVIRFDAELESRDNLDRVLARLDDRVVQLKEYPDQLKVRVSEAKSEFPSRHDWDSFFRDTTEMDEMKPGERPDTIHISNLPIRWFVHERDKDEDALPSESLMKKIFEKFGAVRQVDIPASDPYRMQMKSTIRGITTPPQDAALYFETYIQFSEYVGFVRCMDALRGRKLLRKRDDIAEWCGIKVEFDKTKHMTDAAVKRRSIVRERLTSRQLAKENEEKAEKERIAKREAKERQKYERSEREKLEKMREREERRKKKQLAKLMQSDNLDLNSRVAEEQKKLMKAQKKLQAIRLIEELFKRIELRPELQRNGNRGDQYYLPGERTARARIIDKFKRQQQQLVEEQRNNYNNALNGRIVIRSALETKKPKRESSISSVSSDDRSNDNRDHYKKIKTERLTTPEREMEYNKTTAGMYSVPYGFGYPFACPPGYAYPPQTSMYYPVRGAYYPPPNDYRRPRARGRGRGRPRMPYFDGPDANQQYYRYFKKLTEGNPHSEHEDRSRGRSHSRSRSRRRSHSRSRSRRRSYTRSRSRSRRSRSRRSRSRRSRSRSRRSRSYQSRSRSRSHRRSRSRRSRSASRRSRSASRRSASRRTPEKPERTSVDSTKFVSPNHIRARSRSWSQTKQVEAPGSPKDKIE